The genome window CTGTGGTACAATATTCATTGACACAATCTGGTGCTTACTTTCTGATTTATTGGGAACCAGTTTCCGCTCAACAACTAATTGTTTATATCTGATCCTACCTCTGTTTcgcatttttggattcaactTTTGTAAAGTCTAAAAAtagtgttatttattaaattaaaaaccaaATCAATCGACCAACTTACTTCACGTTGATGAAACAAATGAACCATGGAGGTGCTTGTATCATGAAAGGGTGGTTCCTCTGAAGCTTCATTACTCTTTGACTCAACAGTCCTAGAATTGACCTGTTCAGTTTCTTCAGACTTTATCTCATTCACAGTATTctaaaaacatcaaaaataaaacacaaaaaattgtcACACTGCAAACGTTACAATTACTTCATGATGTGCTTGATTTTTCTTAACCACCTTTGTTGCCAAAGGTTTTTTAAACTGAGCGTTACTCTTATTGCTGGCACCACAAACATGTCCACATGTACATTGCATCACTGTTTTATTACACTGCAATTTAGCCAAagatagtaatttttttagagaatttgttaaattattttcttgctTGACGTCAGCTCCATCTTGTTGAGATTGCGGCTGGGAGTTGTCCCAACTATATTCAAGAAACACTTTTGAATTAGACCCAAACTGAAAAGACCTGAGTACAGtacattacaatttttttctttaggtTGTTtaccattaaataaatttcaccCACAGTCAAACTGCCGCAATTTTCTACAGTCCAACCTTGTTTGATCTgctcaattttgacatttttttcttctaacGTTATGTCTTTACTATTTGAATTCACCTGAGGAGTTTTATTGTCACTTTTACTACTAGGCAAGTCTGGAACTTGCAATGACAAAATTGTACTAACAGCTTCATCCACAACTTTATTGACGGGAGTAACTTCACAACTGGCACTCTCATCACCATTCACTTTAGATTGtaacttttcaattttacttTCAGGTTCCTCCTTCTTCACTTCTTCTGCAACAGATCACGCAATTAACACATTTGTGCAACACTGTAAAATTAACAACCTTTAGACTTAACACCCTTTCTGGTTTCAAACGCGGTCAGTGAGATACTCTGACCTGTGAAGTATTCACTAATATCTATCGAAGGCAGTTCAACGTGAGCATCTGTTGGAGGTCTTAATCTTAACAGAGGAGTGAGCAACCGCAAGCTTGTGTCAATTTCTTTCTGATCAGGTACACAGTCCTTGGTGGTGGGGTTTGTTGAAATCAAAGCTTTGTCATACtggtgaaaattttgattaaatcaaatttgattcaaattaaattcgaGTTACCACAACAGCTTCAGAATTCTTCCACCTCGCGTTAATGCAGGTAATGAGAGAACTGAGTCGCTTTTGAAGCGAAACAGCCACCTTAATTCGAGGATTTTGTGCCATGCTCTGCACTCTGAGAAAAGACACCATATCCCTGGGATTTAACTCCACTAAAACTCTCGTGGGCAACTTCAAGTCGTCGTATTTTTCTGAATGaaagatttttattagaaCTTTTTCAAGTCGTAACGCGGGACTTACCATCCAACTGATTTAATCGCCTCAACGCCCTGCACATTGGCGTCTTGACCTTGATCATCTTTCCCTTGGCTCTTAATGAAATTGAACCTTTAGCTACAAgaacattcaatttttgcaaattctttttttgcaCAGATCCAATTTTTCGCCTTATTTCTCCATAGTTGATTAAAGCGTACAATTCTTGTACATTTTTGGGTATTTCTACAATTGTCAAATGAGCATAGAAAACGTATTTTTTACTTGGCCTTACTGTCAGAAAACTTCAACAAGCCAGAGAGCATgtgaaatgttttgtaataaaagtgTCTTATTTGATGTTTGGTTTTGATCAAATCATCTGTAACACCtttcttttttaatcttgTGCTTATGTACATATGAATGCTCTCAAAGTCTTTGCCATGTTCGTTCAGCGCttcaaaaaacatctttttCTCTTCGGAGATCCATAATGGATTGACAGGTTTCTTGATCTCTGGCTTGGGCTCTTCTGGTTTAACTTCTTCCTTCTTTTCTAGATGTGaatcaatttaataaatgtacatattttttcaagTTTCTACCAACCAACCTTTCTTTTCTATAGTGGCGTTATTAGaaaggtcaaatttcatttttttgaaaacgcgAGCGCTGGTGCGAAGCTGTTGAGTCTTGCCGTCAACATTGTCAATATCATTGTAAGATACTGACCCCAATAGAGTTTCAATTGGCCCTACTTGGGAAAGGAAGTCTTTGCAGTTGAGAGTGACTTCatgattttcattttcactcaTTTTAAGATAAGTGAGTttctaataatgaaaatgaagATTATTAGTAACATGCTGTATctaaaatgtttgaaaattgaacAAATACAGGGTCTACCAAGTCAATGAAGTTAACTTATTTTCCTCTTAGTTGGAACAttcttttttacaaatttcaaatagCAGAAGCGTCGagtaattatatttataactAATCAGTTGGTACAGACACATAAACTCgctttatataaaaaattgtaggttTTATTCTAGtctttaataaaaactaaccttatttacatttttattaatattacatGAGTAGGTCAATTTCGTTGCAAATACAACATCTAGAATTAAATTCGAACAAAAATCAACATCCAGTGAATTCTCTAGCAAGTTTCAACACAAAAATATCCAGCAATTAACTCTTTCATACACTTGAGCAACATGAACTCTTCACGCTTTTTAATCACAAGAAAATACCGTTGGAGGTTAACACTAGTTCTAGAGATgactttattaaataaaatataaagcaaacataataaattttatgaaaCACCAGGGTCTCATGCATCATATAAACAATAAAGGTGACTTAACCTCAATTCTGTAATATCGCAACAcagttcaaattttttaatagtttgcgAATGCTACGTACGCGATTAATCTTTTtctattaatttaaatattcacGATAAAGACTTGcataattttaatgtaatagtaaaattgttttaccaCAATCCACCAACAGGTCAAAAAATTTGGTCCATTACACTCAACATAACTGTACTGAAGTTGATGGTTGTGAATGCTGCTACGTGATGCTATTCAGCTCTTTGGTTCTTTTGCTTCTGGTTAGATTAATTATTAGTTGAACCACCAATTGGAAATCTTCGTTATTAATCAAgtttaatttctaatttaaccCTGTTCAACCCGTTCAAAAATTATTCGAGTTCTTAAATGAACAAGGATTAAATTGTctatttcattacaaatatGGAAAGAGTTGTGAAAAAAGAAACTTGctttatgtaatttttaattaaaaaaataatggcaACAGTTTGTTCAAACAACTTTTGAAGAGAGGACGCCATGAAAAGATTTAGCAATTTTGTAACTAtaaattttttggctttgactcaaaacgtcaaaacccttttttgaaatgtttccATTGTAAAAACCTAATGCTACCTACTACCCTTCAAAAGTTCATGCTATCTgaagtaaaaatgaaacaattaattGATACTTAATGATTATTTCTACCACGAcaacaaacaagaaaaattagGTAGTTAAAAGACTCAAGTCAAAACTCTCTTGAGCTACTGTTGATTTGTTAGattgaaaatttacaattatccCAGACATTTAACTGTCCAAAGACCAGAAGTATTGGTTTTACTAAAACTTAAATTCAAAACCTTACAAACTCGTAAAAAACACGTTTCACTTTAATGGTTCCTAATCATGGAATTTTACGTACCTACCTaagtaataacataattatcCCGGTTTAGAATACAAAAACGTGTCTATTTCTATACATAACTTTAATCATGTTACGAgtttatcaatttttgttaTGTCATATCAACATCAATAAagaatatattattattttctggcATTATTTGACTGAAgtacctatttatttttcccTTATCTTTATAATGACAATTATGTTTAGAAAATTATATCTTCTAAAGGTCATAACTCacaatagaaataaataaacacagCTAGAAATTAATCTGTAACCTATTCGTTATTGTTAAACACCATgtaacaataataacaatatacagcgtgatcaacaatgactgagtctgttggcaatgaaacaattgaaaagtactggtgtttttttgtcTCTTAATTGGTAGGTACTGacaggattttttaacttgagacgacattaaaaacatttttagttctgCCAGTTAtatttatgctattacaaaaatgaacctttcatggtaaatttgccaaatttcattgttaccaacagattcagtaaTTCGTGATTACACcgtatttacatttatataaTTACAATTTCAGTTCTTTCTTTTCTAGAGTACCTAATTTAAGTTGTTTAGtttaattttgtattgtttaatGCGGCATATTTTGTTACGTTTTGGGAGAAGGTATATACTATAATCGCccaatttcttcattttattcattaaataTACCTACTGGGTATAATATGATATACATATACAACCCATATGGGTTGTGCCAGAAATGGTAGATAATCTCTCGAGTTTGAGTAGATAGAATGAAATTAATGTCACACTACAAAGATATTCATTGTTGAAGTTATATGTTGAAAATTGATTATTCCAGATACCTAGGtaccttttttattttttctttatttgaggCAACGTGCATTTGAATTTTGGATAACGCTCTTGGGGGTTTGGGCACAGATCATCTACCTTCAAGCGTActaatctttaaaaaaatggagctgatttttttattaatgattttATGATTTCTAATATTAGTTTCCAAATTTTCAGCTTTTTTTCacttgaaaattgttttcgaAATAAACGCTAATGAAGGTTTCCATTTTATTCGTGGAGTAATTAATAGtaggaataataaaataatctaCTAGATCAGTTAGGGGAGAGTGGGGTcagttgtaacattttaactttgaaGACTTACAGTAATTTTGaacttaaccctccaccacccggcggcacggtaattttgccggagtacatacactattacggataataggtactatcaagtaatagtgcagtgcaacataattaccggcgtctcgcctccacattttgacttttttgtgttttatgttgtgtgtcaatgttaaggaatttcctcacgatatgacatgagtataataatatacctttttgaatttcaaccaccaattgATATTAATAGCTGGACTCGAACAAGTAACCTTTCGCAAGGTTTGTTTATTTCTGTATAAAATGGCACTATTCCAATTGTTCCAACCACCAAAAAAGCTTACGGAACGATTGAAAAAGTTTGGAAAAACTCGACCCAGGGCCGGGTCAGTTGTAACAGTTCCTGATTTTTTCTTGTAGAGGTGTTAAAATAGTTAACTGTAAAGATAcgagaattaaattttcaaattaaactaGAACAAACCAAggaatgttataaaaaatccAGCAAACCTGTTCATCGTTCATTGTGAAAGATACATTACTAagttaaatgaaaataaataaaatcgtttaaatttaaaaaaatcaactcaGTTTTTTTTAGTTAAACTTGAAGCTGTTCTATCTCCAAGCTCCAAGAGCGTTATGCAAGATTCGAACATACTGACCCCAACAGCTTCAAGTAATATACcgacccaaaaaaaattaataggtACTCAATTCCAAGAGATCTTTGTAGGTTTACCtcgagcaattttttttttataggaaCTGTGACGTGATTTTCACTAAATCGATATAAATCCGAGGGATTGTTCATCATTTCTAGCACATATAATCACTATTTTTTGCTTCTTATCAATTAGcgttttattcattttttacaaaaaatgtgaTAGTTTTTACAGTAGACAACGTTTACAATAATGTTAATCagtatttttatcaaatattgcatcaatttttttcacactGTGTAGATGATCGACAAACTTCTCTAAAATTCTAAATACTTCTCTCAGATCTCACACATTCAATGTAAAATCCGTTTACTTTGAGAACAGCATACAAATAAACCAAGATCTTTCTGTTAGAGCCCCATAATTATTGCTTGAAATATTCTTTCTTCCTCATTACATCCGCATTAAATTGTTGTATACCTAAGCATACTACATGTATACTTTCCTAACCTgtacaattaaatttgttgtcCAACATAATTGTAAGAATTTCCATATCTgtgcatatttttaaaacacagAGATCGTATTCAATGTTACAGATATGATAAACAATTTTAGTATCGGCTTTTCCATGACGTTATATCTGTAAACTATCCTACCTCATAGCTGTAACATAATTTAAGTAGACATATTTTTTGCTGAAGATTATTCTATTTCATCATTAGTCCATTAGTTTGCTAAGAATTTAATCAGTGCTTCATTAACGTTGTTATAAAGCTAGCTAAAAGAACACGGAGCTAGGTAACAAGATGTAGGTACAGCTTCCCCAGTGTAGCTTGAGCTGTGAGAGTCGGATGCGCAGTGGTCTAACACTGATTTTGTTGCATTTCTTTGCTGCTTCCAGGATCTCTTTATCGGACCTCTTTATTCAACTTTGCGCATCCATCacagctcaagctacaatGGGCAAGCTGTAGAGCTAACTATAACTAAAAAGAATACGGAGTGAGGTATACAGTGTgaaaactttaactggaataaaattcataactgggacataggtaatttttgtaaaaaaatcccgaaacagggattttgtttttccttgcccacattttggcgTAGGTAGGTATCTGCTTCTAGAAGTTCGCaaccacccctaacttttttttcaaatggaagggtatgccaagtgacacctcgtttgaaaggcTACTTAGCAGGGAATACAACgcactttttttttcctggatattttcaaagcctacgtgctaaaaaataaaaacccattttataagttgaagactatttaatgcaacaaatgttcaaaatggacaCCGCttctttcttggcaaattgcaaatcggTAGTAACATGCATTCcttacgttttgtaacatttccggtgcGATTTGCCTCATTTCATGCCTAAAATTGAACAGCATTGATAACCCTAAGCAACGGTATTAGGCATGAAATTAGACAAATCTCACCGGAATTGTTACAAAACGTAAgggatgcatgttactatcgatttgcaatttgccaacaaagaaacggtgcccattttgaacatttgttgcattaaattGGTAGAATTCAACTtgtaaaattggtttttattttttagcacgtaggctttgaaaatattcaggaaacaaatagtgcgttgtattcccTGCTAAGTAgcctttcaaacgaggtgaCACTTGGTATAAGGTATAACCcctacatttcaaaaaaaaaaaggtggttgcgcacttccgggaGGAGATATGCAAAAACGATATGCACCAAAATGTaggcaaggaaaaacaaaaatcgacctgtttcgggattttttacaaaaatcgcccatgtccaagttatgaattttattccagttaaagtttccacactgtatagcATATAACTCATATAAGCATACGGAACTGCTACAATATCAGCTGGAGTCAGCCagcaaagaaacaaaaatcagAGACATCCTGGTGCATGGTGCAAGTTTAGGAACAAACCAAACATGTTGAATATGTCACGCCTGCAGAAGCGGACTCATTTTATAACAATTAAAGGAAATAATATCTCCTATTACCACCAACAGCAGTAAAGTTATACAATTTGTACAATTGCATTCATGATTTATTcgaaccaaaaaataaatagaaattgCCAAAATGGTGGTTATTTGAGCCCGTCAGGAAAATTTCCACGTAATCGTGTAAGATACTATGTACTTATTactaaatcaataaaaattattcagtCTCTTGCaagtatttttgttttcctttATTTGAGATGTGAAAATATGAAGCCCGACGATTCCAATCCAGATAACTATTTATTGAAAAGTTCTCCTGAAAATTCTCTCCTTGAACAATGTATGGATTTTAATAAGGTACTCCAGATATACCTATTCAAGTGCTACAGGAATTATGAATTTCCATCACCATCGGCAAAAATTTTCGAgaatatttttcgttttttataatttcctgTTAACTTTGTTATTATCCATGACGTATGTACTATTTTTACTAAATGTGataaatgtgtattttttactcaaaaataCACACAGGGCCTTCATAAAATataggtttttatttttcggacgagaataaaatgtttaacaaaatggaaaCTATTTAGGTCATAGAATCAATAATTCTTCTAATAAAcagaataaaatatgtactatGCATTGTACGTTATCTTATTTTatcacattatatttatttaatccacattattatttttttattgcgtaAATTTACTAGTTTTAACTGAATTAGCCGAGAGTTGAATTCATTTTTCTGATTCATTTAATGCACAGCGCATATAACTTATAACAttacatagaaaaaaaattacgaagATATTATTCAGTGAATTGTTATTCTGTAGTAACATatttagtaattttaaaaagacgTCACACATTACATGTACgcgtaattttttcttttgattctTATCTCATCtaagctatttatgtaacaataacatatttttcattaaagtaCGTGTAATTCGGTTAATTCTTGTGACGTGTTCTTCTTCAATACCTTTTAATTATACAACACACAatacaaaattgttataaacGGTACTTTACACAGTTTCTTGTTGAGTGTAAACGCCACATATGTTTACCTGTCTCCATGTTGTGTTCTGTCACCTGTCATTGATGTCAACAAGGGACGGAGTTACGCAGTGTTAGTGAGTTAAAAAAACGGGGATAATAAGATAAAACGTGTCGACAAAGATACCGTGAAACttatataaacataaataagcCATTGTGATAAGAGAAAGatggaattaattaaaactccAAAAGTAAATACGGAAAatctattaattaaaacacacCCATTTCAAGGGTATATGAATATGTTCACAAATGTTTTCCATTTTAGGTGGAAAATGTTCGCATGTTGGATAGATTTTGTAAAACACCGTCATTAGGCACGCTCTATTTAACAGCAACACATCTTATCTTTGTTGATCCT of Tenebrio molitor chromosome 6, icTenMoli1.1, whole genome shotgun sequence contains these proteins:
- the crm gene encoding protein cramped isoform X1; this encodes MSENENHEVTLNCKDFLSQVGPIETLLGSVSYNDIDNVDGKTQQLRTSARVFKKMKFDLSNNATIEKKEKKEEVKPEEPKPEIKKPVNPLWISEEKKMFFEALNEHGKDFESIHMYISTRLKKKGVTDDLIKTKHQIRHFYYKTFHMLSGLLKFSDKIPKNVQELYALINYGEIRRKIGSVQKKNLQKLNVLVAKGSISLRAKGKMIKVKTPMCRALRRLNQLDEKYDDLKLPTRVLVELNPRDMVSFLRVQSMAQNPRIKVAVSLQKRLSSLITCINARWKNSEAVVYDKALISTNPTTKDCVPDQKEIDTSLRLLTPLLRLRPPTDAHVELPSIDISEYFTGQSISLTAFETRKGVKSKEEVKKEEPESKIEKLQSKVNGDESASCEVTPVNKVVDEAVSTILSLQVPDLPSSKSDNKTPQVNSNSKDITLEEKNVKIEQIKQGWTVENCGSLTVGEIYLMFGSNSKVFLEYSWDNSQPQSQQDGADVKQENNLTNSLKKLLSLAKLQCNKTVMQCTCGHVCGASNKSNAQFKKPLATKVVKKNQAHHEVINTVNEIKSEETEQVNSRTVESKSNEASEEPPFHDTSTSMVHLFHQRETLQKLNPKMRNRGRIRYKQLVVERKLVPNKSESKHQIVSMNIVPQESKSSEELSNLEEPRGLLDNSGIPSLLLGDNNKLTEESGISEKNFSGLLGDNQSNSAMSTGITKILKENENQWINADVTDYSLSSLLGHLDCPSKTNQSMVSMSNDDTHLSQDVEAQLHTLLIEASVDYTAKFADLAAQVIDKK
- the crm gene encoding protein cramped isoform X2, with amino-acid sequence MSENENHEVTLNCKDFLSQVGPIETLLGSVSYNDIDNVDGKTQQLRTSARVFKKMKFDLSNNATIEKKEKKEEVKPEEPKPEIKKPVNPLWISEEKKMFFEALNEHGKDFESIHMYISTRLKKKGVTDDLIKTKHQIRHFYYKTFHMLSGLLKFSDKIPKNVQELYALINYGEIRRKIGSVQKKNLQKLNVLVAKGSISLRAKGKMIKVKTPMCRALRRLNQLDEKYDDLKLPTRVLVELNPRDMVSFLRVQSMAQNPRIKVAVSLQKRLSSLITCINARWKNSEAVVYDKALISTNPTTKDCVPDQKEIDTSLRLLTPLLRLRPPTDAHVELPSIDISEYFTGQSISLTAFETRKGVKSKEEVKKEEPESKIEKLQSKVNGDESASCEVTPVNKVVDEAVSTILSLQVPDLPSSKSDNKTPQVNSNSKDITLEEKNVKIEQIKQGWTVENCGSLTVGEIYLMFGSNSKVFLEYSWDNSQPQSQQDGADVKQENNLTNSLKKLLSLAKLQCNKTVMQCTCGHVCGASNKSNAQFKKPLATKVVKKNQAHHENTVNEIKSEETEQVNSRTVESKSNEASEEPPFHDTSTSMVHLFHQRETLQKLNPKMRNRGRIRYKQLVVERKLVPNKSESKHQIVSMNIVPQESKSSEELSNLEEPRGLLDNSGIPSLLLGDNNKLTEESGISEKNFSGLLGDNQSNSAMSTGITKILKENENQWINADVTDYSLSSLLGHLDCPSKTNQSMVSMSNDDTHLSQDVEAQLHTLLIEASVDYTAKFADLAAQVIDKK